The genomic stretch GAGGGCCGCGACCTGGCCGATCTTCTCGTGACGGGTGGTCACGAGGTCATCACATCACTGGCTGGACGGGTTCGCCGACCGGCACACATAGTGGGCGAGGTACGGGTCGGCGGCTTCGGCGGCGCGGATGGATTGGCTGACTGGTTGCTGGACAACAGAATTGACCGCGTGGTCGATGCCACCCACCCCTTCGCCGAGCAGATCAGCACCAATGCGGCGATGGCCTGCCGAAAGACCGGTACACCGCTGCTACGGATCACCAGACCCAGCTGGGCCTCGCACCCGCTGGCCGCCACCTGGACCTGGGTGGATTCCCATGACGATGCTTCCAAGGAAGCCGCAGGATGCGGGAAGGTACTGCTGACGGTCGGCAAACAGTCGCTGGACCACTACCGGAACCTGCCGAACGTTGCGGCACGCATGGTGGAACTTCCGGAGGAGCCCCTTCCTGTTTCGTGGCAGCCGCTACTGGAACGAGGCCCGTTCACCATCGACTCCGAGAAAGAGCTGCTGCACAACCTGGGAATCGATGTACTGGTCACGAAGGACTCGGGCGGTTCCCTAACCGATGCGAAATTGACCGCCGCCGGTGATCTGGGCGTACGGGTGATCGTGGTGCGCCGCGCTCCGGTCCCGAAGGACGTTGCGCAGGTGGCGACCCCGCAGGAGGCCCTCGCATGGGTCAACAGGACTTCATGATCCCGGTTCGCATGAGGTCGATCAGCACAGGCATGGCGGATGACGGATTGGGCCCCACCCTTCCGACGGCCAAGTCGGGATCTGCTCTGCGAGTCCTCTCCACTGCCTGTGGGTGATTGTGGATCGGGAAACGCCGGTTGAGATGCTTGCCGGACATGATGTCTTCTTTCCTCACGCGCCTATCCAGTTCCCTGGTTCCTTCAACAGATGTCAGGTCGGTCACGTGCCACACCAGCCAGACCTCAAATTTGAGGTTGCTGACAAGAACCTTAATGCCGTCTCGCGACGCTTCTCTGAGACATTCATCGAGGTCAGTGTGCTGGTCCACGTCGAGCAGCAGGCAGCACCAGTCAAATGGTTCTGAGTTTCGCTTTGCCTGTTTCATCTCCTTGCGTGCACGACTGAGAACCCGCATGGGGGACTGCCCGACCCCAACCGTCTTCACACTGACCTGCCCGCCACGAAGAGGTGCCGTTTGAGCATATCGACATACTGGGGTTCCGTACAGGTTCCCTCGGTCACCACCAGTCCTCGCTTACGCAGTGCCCGCTTGGGACGCCGAGCAGCCATCAGCCCGCGTCCTGAACCGCGGATGGTTCCCCATCAAGGTCGAGCACCCGTCCCAAGAAACTGGGTGCCAGCGAGGGAACCCCACCATAGCGGCCGCTCAAGTAACGCTTCGCCACATTGGCTCCCTTGTGACGGGGGAAATCGGCAAGTGAGTACAGCTCGCTGGCCCCGTCGTTCCCCTTCTCCGTCAGCCAGATCTGCTCCGGCTCCAACTTCACGCTGCTCTGCGGGGAGAGCAGATAGGAGTCGTGTGTGGTACAGATCAGCTGAGACCCATGAGGGTTCTTCTGTTCATCCACGAAGAACCCGATCAACATCTCCACCAGATGGGGATGAAGACTTGAATCGATTTCATCGACAACCAGCACGCCTCCCTGCTGAAGGGTCACCATCGCTGGGATTACCAGCGTGAGCCAAGCCACAGTTCCTGCGCTCTGGCGTTCGAGAGACAACCTTCCCGGCCTCGACCCATCCCCCTGATGTTCGAACCATAGGTTTCTCACCACATCGTCCAAAAAACCTGGAAAGCTTTCTTCGCTCTTGACAAGGTCACTGGCACCAAACAGTTTCTGCTGCACCAAGTTCAGATGCCGCTTGACCTCCAATAGCTCGGGCGGAAGCACTTCTTCATCGAGACCGGCATCGACGATACCGATATCCGCCATCTGCAAGAGAGAAACAACATATTCCCTGGAAGATTCCCCGGCACCCTTAGGGCTCAACAGTATTTCTGCCAAGTTCTTGGCCGTGCTACGCCTGTGGTCTTCACCAAGCGGCAGCACCATGATGCCCCCCAAAAGCCCATCGGCGATCTTTTCCAACTCTCCCCACCCCAGTTGCAGAGCCCTGCTGAGTACGAGCTCACGCTTGGCGACCGGCCCAATCGACCCAAGACCCGGGTGCAATTTCACCGTTCCGGTGGAGTCTCGCAGCAACAGACGTCTGCGACGAGCACCAGGGAGATCGAACAGCGACTCACTCACCACTCCTTCGTCGTCAATCTCGAAGCGATACTGGTGGCGCACTCCGTCAAGTACGAAATCGAAAGCAAATTCGCTGCTGGCTGACATGCTGGAATCATCCAGCGCAAAGGCATCTCGCGGCATCGTTTTTTGATTCAGCCACCCCGAAGCTGACATCTTGATGGCAGACCTCGCGTACCACAGGGCATCGACGATCGCCGACTTTCCGGATGCATTCGCTCCCAGGATCGCCGCCACCGGGTAGGTCTGCTTCTGCCAGGTTTCCCCCTCTCTGGGACGGAGGGTGCGGAAGGACGGCCTGGTGAAATCCAGGACGGCTTCGTCGCGCAGGCTGCGATGGTTCCGCGCAGAGAAACTGAGTAGCAGCATAGCGACATCCTACGCCGGAATCAGCTGTTGAGCGTAAAATTTACGTAGAATGCCCCTTTCAGGCCGAGTTCAGATCCCGAGGCCCGCGACCTCCCCGATGATCGTGACGGCCGGGGGACGCATTCCCTCCGCTTTAGCGGCCTCCGAGATCTCACCGACAGTGGAACGCACCACCCGCATCTGGGGCAGGCCGGCGTTCTCCACCATGGCCGCCGGGGTCAGCGGATCCAGTCCGGCCGCGACCAGGCGTTTGGCGATCAGAGGTAGGTAGAGCACCCCCATCATGATCACGATGGTCAGACCGGATCCCGCCAGGCGGTCCCAGTCGATGTCGCAGCGCTCGTCGCCCGGGGGAACGTGCCCGCTAACCACGGTGTAGCCCTGTGTGACACCGCGATGGGTGATCGGGATCCCTGCCAGCCCGGCACCCGCGATGGATGAAGAGATGCCGGGCACGTAGCTGACGGGAACGCCAGCAGCGAGACAGGCCAGCCATTCCTCGTAGCCCCGCCCGAAGATGAACGGGTCGCCGCCTTTGAAACGCACCACGACCCTGCCTGCCAGGGCCTGCTCGATGAGGATTTCGTTGATCTTTTCCTGCGGAGTGAACTCACCGCGAGGGGTTTTCCCGACAGAAATGATCTCGGCAGTTTCCCCGGCCTCGGCCAGAAGGGCCTCCGGAACCAGACGGTCGGTGACGATCACATCGGCTTCGCGTAGGGCTTTCAACCCGGCAACCGTGATCAGGTCCGGATCGCCCGGACCAGCACCAACAAGAACGACACGACCGCTCATTCCATCTCCTTGCCCAGCGCGTCGACCAAACGGGTCCGAAGCCCGGGTTCAGGAACGCGCACCCTGAACCATTCAGAATCCAGCCCCGGGAAGGTATCACCTCGACGCACTCCAAGCCCACACGCCCTCAATTTCTCACGCAACCCAGCCGGTCCCCGGACCAGCAGGAACGGGGCATCGGAATCGACAACACGCAATCCCAGGGATCGCAGATCAGCGGTCAGAACGTCACGGTTGCCCCGGAGCTCCTCCTGCCAGCGTTGCGTCTCGGTACGCGCCCTCTCGGAACAGATCGCCCGGATGGCCGTCAGGGCAGGGGTTGACACCGCCCAGGGCGTTTGGATCCGGCGGAGAGCATCCACAAGGGTGGGATCGCCGAGAACGTAGCCGACCCGCAGCCCCGCCAGCCCCCAGGTCTTGGTGAGCGAGCGCAGCACGAGCACACCGGTCAGGTCGCCACGAAGCAACGATTGCGACTCCCCCGGCACCGCGTCCATGAATGCCTCATCGACCACGATCACTCGGCCTGGCCTGATCAGTCGCCTGATCTCATCGGCAGGATGCAGCACCCCGGTCGGGTTGGTCGGATTTCCGACGAACACCAGATCCGCCGCATCCGGAACCCGCCCCACATCCAACCGGAACCCTTCTTCCGGCCAGAGCAGCACCCGCTGCGGCAGCACACCCGCGGCTCGAAGCGCAGCCTCAGGTTCGGTGAACTGTGGATGGATCACAGTGGGATGCCGGTACCGCAACCCGCGGGCAACGAAGGTGAACGCCTCCGCCGCCCCGGCAACGGGCAGCACACAGTCCGGTTCGATCCCATGCCATGCAGCGAGCACGTCGATGGTCTCCCCCACCTTCGGGTAAGGAGCCAGTTCCACGTCACGAAGCTCTGCCAGCAGCCACTGCGGAGGGGACGTCAGACGGATGTTCACGGCCAGGTCCTCGATGCCATCCGCGAGCTCCGCATCGCCGTGGTGGTCCAGGTCGAAGTCCCCCAGGGAGGCCACGCCGCGCGGCACAATTCCTACACCTGCGACAGGTTCCGGTCGGTGGCCATGAACCGCCTCGGCAAATCTCTGGGCAAGCTGAGGATGCCCGGCCCAGTGAACGTGAAGATAGGAGGCGTGCACGTTGCCTCGTGCCCATCCGTCAGTCTTAGGACCTTCGGGTGTCTCCCATTCCCAACCAGGTTCGCTTCCGGGTGGGAACTGGGTCGTGGTGCGGTGGAATTCGTGTCCGGTGATTTCCTCCCCGACCCGGGCGTAGAAACCTTCCCGGGTCGTCGTGGCTCGCCGGTACCCGAGGGTTAGTCGCGGCCCCATGGCCGCCACCCCGGGAATCGCGCCGACCATGCCGGTGGCGTCGACACTGCCGGACAGGTACAGCATCCCGGCACACTCCGCCACCACTGGACCTCCGGAGGTCACGAAGTCCGCGATTTCCCGCCGCAGATCGGCACGTGAAGCCAGGGCTGCCGCGTGAACCTCGGGAAACCCTCCCCCCAGATAGATGCCCGCTGTGTTCTCCGGCAGATGCTCATCGGCGGCGGGATCGAAGACCTGCACCCGGCAGCCCGCGGCCTCGAGCAGTTCCACGGTCTCCGGGTAGCGGAAGGTAAAGGCTCTGCCGCCCGCGACCGCAACCACGGGCCGGCGTTCGCTCGGGGGCGTGACCTCCGCGGCTGGTTCCCAGGCGGTGACGTCCAGTTCCGGGGCGGATCGCGCCGCCGCGACCAGGGCATCCAGATCGATGTGCGCGCTGACTTGGGAGGCCAGCCGTTCCATGGTCGCGTTTGCATCGGCCCGTTCTTCCACAGGAACCAGACCGAGGTGCCGCGAGGGCGCTTCGATGGCGGCATCGCGTGGCAGCACCCCAAGAATCGGCAGTCCCATTCCCTCCAGGGCGGACAGCACCTC from Arachnia propionica encodes the following:
- a CDS encoding cobalt-precorrin-6A reductase gives rise to the protein MKTLILGGTREGRDLADLLVTGGHEVITSLAGRVRRPAHIVGEVRVGGFGGADGLADWLLDNRIDRVVDATHPFAEQISTNAAMACRKTGTPLLRITRPSWASHPLAATWTWVDSHDDASKEAAGCGKVLLTVGKQSLDHYRNLPNVAARMVELPEEPLPVSWQPLLERGPFTIDSEKELLHNLGIDVLVTKDSGGSLTDAKLTAAGDLGVRVIVVRRAPVPKDVAQVATPQEALAWVNRTS
- a CDS encoding RloB family protein, with protein sequence MKTVGVGQSPMRVLSRARKEMKQAKRNSEPFDWCCLLLDVDQHTDLDECLREASRDGIKVLVSNLKFEVWLVWHVTDLTSVEGTRELDRRVRKEDIMSGKHLNRRFPIHNHPQAVERTRRADPDLAVGRVGPNPSSAMPVLIDLMRTGIMKSC
- a CDS encoding ATP-binding protein; this encodes MLLLSFSARNHRSLRDEAVLDFTRPSFRTLRPREGETWQKQTYPVAAILGANASGKSAIVDALWYARSAIKMSASGWLNQKTMPRDAFALDDSSMSASSEFAFDFVLDGVRHQYRFEIDDEGVVSESLFDLPGARRRRLLLRDSTGTVKLHPGLGSIGPVAKRELVLSRALQLGWGELEKIADGLLGGIMVLPLGEDHRRSTAKNLAEILLSPKGAGESSREYVVSLLQMADIGIVDAGLDEEVLPPELLEVKRHLNLVQQKLFGASDLVKSEESFPGFLDDVVRNLWFEHQGDGSRPGRLSLERQSAGTVAWLTLVIPAMVTLQQGGVLVVDEIDSSLHPHLVEMLIGFFVDEQKNPHGSQLICTTHDSYLLSPQSSVKLEPEQIWLTEKGNDGASELYSLADFPRHKGANVAKRYLSGRYGGVPSLAPSFLGRVLDLDGEPSAVQDAG
- the cobA gene encoding uroporphyrinogen-III C-methyltransferase, whose product is MSGRVVLVGAGPGDPDLITVAGLKALREADVIVTDRLVPEALLAEAGETAEIISVGKTPRGEFTPQEKINEILIEQALAGRVVVRFKGGDPFIFGRGYEEWLACLAAGVPVSYVPGISSSIAGAGLAGIPITHRGVTQGYTVVSGHVPPGDERCDIDWDRLAGSGLTIVIMMGVLYLPLIAKRLVAAGLDPLTPAAMVENAGLPQMRVVRSTVGEISEAAKAEGMRPPAVTIIGEVAGLGI
- a CDS encoding cobyrinate a,c-diamide synthase: MNIPRFVVAAAASGQGKTTITTGIIAALAARGMAVQGFKIGPDFIDPGYHALASGRVGRNLDPFLAGEHRVAPLLAHGARGAELSVIEGVMGLFDGQLGTHGFGSTAHVAALLGAPIVLCLDASHASRSVAAVALGLTHYDPTLNFAGVIINKVASPRHHEEVLSALEGMGLPILGVLPRDAAIEAPSRHLGLVPVEERADANATMERLASQVSAHIDLDALVAAARSAPELDVTAWEPAAEVTPPSERRPVVAVAGGRAFTFRYPETVELLEAAGCRVQVFDPAADEHLPENTAGIYLGGGFPEVHAAALASRADLRREIADFVTSGGPVVAECAGMLYLSGSVDATGMVGAIPGVAAMGPRLTLGYRRATTTREGFYARVGEEITGHEFHRTTTQFPPGSEPGWEWETPEGPKTDGWARGNVHASYLHVHWAGHPQLAQRFAEAVHGHRPEPVAGVGIVPRGVASLGDFDLDHHGDAELADGIEDLAVNIRLTSPPQWLLAELRDVELAPYPKVGETIDVLAAWHGIEPDCVLPVAGAAEAFTFVARGLRYRHPTVIHPQFTEPEAALRAAGVLPQRVLLWPEEGFRLDVGRVPDAADLVFVGNPTNPTGVLHPADEIRRLIRPGRVIVVDEAFMDAVPGESQSLLRGDLTGVLVLRSLTKTWGLAGLRVGYVLGDPTLVDALRRIQTPWAVSTPALTAIRAICSERARTETQRWQEELRGNRDVLTADLRSLGLRVVDSDAPFLLVRGPAGLREKLRACGLGVRRGDTFPGLDSEWFRVRVPEPGLRTRLVDALGKEME